A segment of the Elaeis guineensis isolate ETL-2024a chromosome 6, EG11, whole genome shotgun sequence genome:
TCGGTTCATTCATTTTGCTCAGATGCAGTGGATGCAAGGTTTTCTTCTCTCAGGATGAAGACCTCTGGACCCCCTCCTTCAGCACAATCTCCATTAGTATATCATTCCAAATGTCTATTGGTCCAGGCAAGCACCAATGAAGGCAGTCATTCTGGGGTCTCTTGCTGATATCAGGATGAAGCTTCCTGTAAGGGCCTGGATGTCCGTCAGGCCTCAGCAGTGAAAGATGGTAAACGTCAAGGAGTTTCAGGTGCATCCCATCCTCCAATCCAATTGCTGCTGCCTTCTCAAACTCCACTATTTCCAGCCCTCGCATAACTTGGTCCACAGGATCTCCACTAAACTCACCTTCTTTGTAAGGTTCTGTCCTGTTGCAAATCCCACCATTGTACCACTCCCCATACTCAAAGTGGTCCGGTGTCCAAGTCCTAAAAACAACAAGTGGCTTGTGATCAGATGCCGTAATGAAGTGGAAAGCCAGCTCCAGGGCTTTTTGGTAAGAATAGTCCATCCCAAGTTTTCTTAAGGTCTTTCCAGGACAGTAGTGGCAGCCGATGATGGTGCCGTTCTCCCAGAAAATAGCTGTTTTGAGAAACCATTGTCCACCAGACATCACAATGTAGTCATACTTATTATATTGGCTTGTCCATGTATCATCAAGGGCATCAAGATGAAGCTGAATATCATATTGTGAGTGGCCTAAATTTTTTATCTCAGCTTTGAGCAGAAAAGGAGCCCAGATTAATGCAAGAGTGAGGTTGTGGGAGGAGAAGTACCATGTCATGGATTGATATGTTTCATCATGATAGATCTCAACAGCTTCTTCCACCTGAGAATCAGGATACATGTCAGTCAAAGGCTTTTTGTAGGAGAACTACAAGTgcgtactatttttttttttttgaagtcatTGACAAGCTGCAGCTTGAATTGTGAAACTAAGTTTTAATTTTTCAAGATCTACAATAAGCAAGGCCAACCATGTTTAAGATTCCAGATTTTATAGCCAGTAAACTAATTTGGCATTTGACAATCTTCCTCTATCAGATCGATGGATGAATGTGATAGGCACATGAAGAGATAAGGAATATGAAATATTTAGTTGTTGGAGATTTAGAGGAAGAAATGTCTCTTCATCTAAAGAGAAGACAGATCAAAACAGCCAACAAGAGGTAGCGGGGCCCCATTAGGCAAATCTAACAAATTTGATCTTCTAAATTAAAGTTTTTCAAGAATGTTTTTTTGCAGCTTTTTTAACAATGTGGTCTAGTATCATATAACCAATCTCATATCCCCACAGTCAAGGGACCATGCTTGCAAAAGACATGCAGATATATCCATTTGACCAGACTCTTAACTTTATTCCAAAAGGGCAATATCCATCACCCTTTGGTAACAGATTAAGAGGTCTGAGAAAAGCAAGAGGACTTGGGTAAAAGTTCATCACTgcaaattctttttctaaaattatattccAGAAAAACTatgaaaatcaatttatttgACAAAATTCATTAAATGCACCTGAGAAAGAAGGCAAAGCAATGACTCTATCTGGTTGCGGAAAATTGAATCACCAATGAATGCCCAAGATTTATTTCGCATGGCTTTCAAGAATTTCTCTGCATCGAATGGAGATAAGTCACAACCATAAGGTTTCCATTTCCAATATAGGTATCCTGTATCAGGCCTCCCATTTGTCAGACAATCTTGATATGGATCTATGAAACTGCAGCTTGAATTGGTGTAAGGCGGTCCTGAAGAATTTGGAATCCACTCCCCAGAGAATAGGTCACATTGTTCTGCAGTACCATTCATCCAGGTTTCAATTAATTATCAAAACAATACTTATTAAAAGATCTataaaaagaaaggagaaagcAAAAGAAAGATAAGAAGTTTGATGAGACGGCAACCATGGAATCATAGTCTGCTCACTTTTAATAAACCAAAGCAAATCCACTCTAGACTTACTCTGAGCAGATTGATGGTCAACCAGTATAATGAATATTATCATGTTCCAGGATTGAAGATGTATAAATATTGTACATGCATGTAGTCATGTAGGCCTATCCAACTCCTAGAATACCTTTTATATAGTATAAATTTCTTCTTGTTAATTATTTCAGAAGTCAAAACATAAAACATTAGAAATTGTATACCTTTTAGAGAATCTCCTTTCCTACCATGCCATGCCATTTCTGGAAGTCGAGTATATGGGGCATCTGTCTTCTCCATTGAAGGGTAATCTGAAACTGACAGAGATTCAGGTTCATGATAAAGGAAAGAAAACGCTATACACAGTACAGACCAAATTAAATACTGAAATAATAATTGCAATTCTTTTTAAGGGTTTATATTCAGTCATTTTTAGGGAAAAATGATCTAAATAAACGAAGCAATTATATTAATCACAATCATATTTCAGTCAAATGGAGAATGTGGATGATTCTCAGACActttttacttaaaaaaaaaaaaaaatctcaaacacATTGAACATGCTCAACCGTGCACAACTAAGCAGTTGTGTTAGTGGAATACTTGAAGATGTCAGTAGGAAAGCCATATCACCAAATGAAAGAAAAAGACAATGAGGTTAATAATTTTTCCTGTTTTTAtactgaaaaaatttctcattgtTCTTTTATTCAAGCAGTTCCTAGAAACACCGCAACTTTGGTCCAAAGAGGCTTAATATCGGACGAGATTTTGCTTTTGCATATATTTACTATTAAAAGCTTGAAAATGAACTTTTTTATAGAAGAAAGAAAGGCAGAAGCCAGATAAGCCACAGTTCAGGACAATAGGAAAAAGGCTACTATGGAGCCTCTTTTTAACAAAAGCAGTATTTTTCCCCCTTCTGTTGATAACAATGGTGGGTGAGCACCACTCATTGTTTGCATAAAATTGATGAAGGAATTACCCGTTCAAGCAATTAAGACAATACCTCCCAAGATCCTCTTAGCAGAAGAGAGGTGCAACCACTGGGCTATAGCTCTTTTTGCCCATATCAATTTATATGAAGTATCTTTTACAAGCTTACCATAATATGTGTGCAGGTTACTCATTACCTCTTTGATATTTGGTTTGCCCCTTTAGTCACTTAGAACATAAGCCATTCACCATCACCAGCCTCACATGACCACATCACCAAAAACATTAGCAGAAAATTGTAACTTAAAAACCCATAAATTTTAGGCATTGCTTGTTCTTTCCTCTCACCCAGCATCTACATGCTTCCAAGAGCCCTCTTTCTCAAAAACGCATACACAAAATATGCAATATAATCACTTATTTGTTTAGAATAATCCCCACCCTTTTTGGCTTCTTAACTTGAGCTTTCAAACAAAATTCCTTCTGGGAATCATCCAGAGGCTTCattaagcctttttttttttcttcttcttattttttctaaaagcAAGGGTTCTTTTTTGGCCATTAAGCCAAAATTGGCTTCTTTTACTACCAAAACCTTGTTCACTTCAAATCTCTCCCACTGCACGTTATAAGCAAAACCAAACTCAAAAAACGCATGATGTCACCAAGAAAATCTTCTTACCACTCCGCAAGTTCCCACCTTTAGCTGCTGGTATCTCCGAGGCAGGGGAGCCGGAGAAGACGAAGAAGCCGGTGGCACCCGAGAAGAGGAGGCGGTAGGAGAGGGCCAGCAGGCACGCGGAACCAAAGAACTTGAGGAGAAAGCGGCCAACCCTCATCTGAGGGAACGAGCTTGGCTCCCCGTCCGATTCCATCCCCCTTGCTATTGCTATAGCTCTTTTCTCAGAGCACAGTGGAAGGAAGACGGAACGGAGGAGGCGGAGGAGGAAGAGGACGGAAGGACTACACCAAAGGAGGGAAGGGGAGGTGGTGCTTAAAAAGGGAAGGGAGGAGAGGGGAGCATGCCAACGGCACTCTCTCGGTAAAAAATTaactgagaaaaaaaaattccaagCGTCACGAGTATGGCGATGGAACACGACCTGCAAGCTGCCACACTTTTGTGGCTCCCaagtctttctttcttttttttttccccccctcTGCACTTACCTTTGGCAAACTTCTTCgacaaatttttatattataatggcatctcttgatctttggagggcaGCAGCTTCCGAGAAAGCTGAACTCTTACTTGCCCTCAAAATAATGTACAAACGGAGGAGAT
Coding sequences within it:
- the LOC105047561 gene encoding protein trichome birefringence-like 26 isoform X3, encoding MESDGEPSSFPQMRVGRFLLKFFGSACLLALSYRLLFSGATGFFVFSGSPASEIPAAKVSDYPSMEKTDAPYTRLPEMAWHGRKGDSLKEQCDLFSGEWIPNSSGPPYTNSSCSFIDPYQDCLTNGRPDTGYLYWKWKPYGCDLSPFDAEKFLKAMRNKSWAFIGDSIFRNQIESLLCLLSQVEEAVEIYHDETYQSMTWYFSSHNLTLALIWAPFLLKAEIKNLGHSQYDIQLHLDALDDTWTSQYNKYDYIVMSGGQWFLKTAIFWENGTIIGCHYCPGKTLRKLGMDYSYQKALELAFHFITASDHKPLVVFRTWTPDHFEYGEWYNGGICNRTEPYKEGEFSGDPVDQVMRGLEIVEFEKAAAIGLEDGMHLKLLDVYHLSLLRPDGHPGPYRKLHPDISKRPQNDCLHWCLPGPIDIWNDILMEIVLKEGVQRSSS
- the LOC105047561 gene encoding protein trichome birefringence-like 26 isoform X4, with the translated sequence MESDGEPSSFPQMRVGRFLLKFFGSACLLALSYRLLFSGATGFFVFSGSPASEIPAAKDYPSMEKTDAPYTRLPEMAWHGRKGDSLKEQCDLFSGEWIPNSSGPPYTNSSCSFIDPYQDCLTNGRPDTGYLYWKWKPYGCDLSPFDAEKFLKAMRNKSWAFIGDSIFRNQIESLLCLLSQVEEAVEIYHDETYQSMTWYFSSHNLTLALIWAPFLLKAEIKNLGHSQYDIQLHLDALDDTWTSQYNKYDYIVMSGGQWFLKTAIFWENGTIIGCHYCPGKTLRKLGMDYSYQKALELAFHFITASDHKPLVVFRTWTPDHFEYGEWYNGGICNRTEPYKEGEFSGDPVDQVMRGLEIVEFEKAAAIGLEDGMHLKLLDVYHLSLLRPDGHPGPYRKLHPDISKRPQNDCLHWCLPGPIDIWNDILMEIVLKEGVQRSSS
- the LOC105047561 gene encoding protein trichome birefringence-like 26 isoform X1, yielding MESDGEPSSFPQMRVGRFLLKFFGSACLLALSYRLLFSGATGFFVFSGSPASEIPAAKGGNLRSVSDYPSMEKTDAPYTRLPEMAWHGRKGDSLKEQCDLFSGEWIPNSSGPPYTNSSCSFIDPYQDCLTNGRPDTGYLYWKWKPYGCDLSPFDAEKFLKAMRNKSWAFIGDSIFRNQIESLLCLLSQVEEAVEIYHDETYQSMTWYFSSHNLTLALIWAPFLLKAEIKNLGHSQYDIQLHLDALDDTWTSQYNKYDYIVMSGGQWFLKTAIFWENGTIIGCHYCPGKTLRKLGMDYSYQKALELAFHFITASDHKPLVVFRTWTPDHFEYGEWYNGGICNRTEPYKEGEFSGDPVDQVMRGLEIVEFEKAAAIGLEDGMHLKLLDVYHLSLLRPDGHPGPYRKLHPDISKRPQNDCLHWCLPGPIDIWNDILMEIVLKEGVQRSSS
- the LOC105047561 gene encoding protein trichome birefringence-like 26 isoform X2, giving the protein MESDGEPSSFPQMRVGRFLLKFFGSACLLALSYRLLFSGATGFFVFSGSPASEIPAAKGGNLRSDYPSMEKTDAPYTRLPEMAWHGRKGDSLKEQCDLFSGEWIPNSSGPPYTNSSCSFIDPYQDCLTNGRPDTGYLYWKWKPYGCDLSPFDAEKFLKAMRNKSWAFIGDSIFRNQIESLLCLLSQVEEAVEIYHDETYQSMTWYFSSHNLTLALIWAPFLLKAEIKNLGHSQYDIQLHLDALDDTWTSQYNKYDYIVMSGGQWFLKTAIFWENGTIIGCHYCPGKTLRKLGMDYSYQKALELAFHFITASDHKPLVVFRTWTPDHFEYGEWYNGGICNRTEPYKEGEFSGDPVDQVMRGLEIVEFEKAAAIGLEDGMHLKLLDVYHLSLLRPDGHPGPYRKLHPDISKRPQNDCLHWCLPGPIDIWNDILMEIVLKEGVQRSSS